From Staphylothermus hellenicus DSM 12710, a single genomic window includes:
- a CDS encoding THUMP domain-containing protein, with protein sequence MATRIQELDPEAKVLPKPMNFKGLVLVRNGRFSRDELVEQIAKNVVEAEKIMPIDKATIADPNIICEEIKDIVTGKIDEKKSFAVKTTRRGKHEFTSIDVNVIVGDCIRKYTGASVNLRYPDVIVYVEIIGKTAYISVMPGHLEYHKYSPEKKELYKLFSRIAVVQMPYLGLRAETLNISNMYFRVE encoded by the coding sequence GTGGCAACAAGAATACAAGAACTAGATCCTGAGGCGAAGGTTTTACCTAAACCAATGAATTTCAAGGGACTAGTACTTGTCAGAAACGGTAGATTTTCCAGAGATGAATTAGTTGAGCAAATAGCGAAGAACGTGGTTGAAGCAGAGAAAATTATGCCAATAGATAAAGCTACAATTGCTGATCCAAATATAATCTGTGAAGAAATAAAGGATATTGTAACAGGGAAAATCGATGAGAAAAAATCTTTTGCAGTAAAAACGACTAGGAGGGGAAAACACGAATTCACAAGCATTGATGTAAATGTAATCGTCGGTGACTGTATTAGAAAATATACTGGGGCATCAGTTAATCTCCGTTATCCAGATGTTATAGTATATGTCGAAATAATAGGTAAAACCGCTTATATATCAGTAATGCCTGGTCATTTAGAGTATCATAAATATTCGCCTGAGAAAAAAGAGCTATATAAACTATTTAGTAGAATAGCAGTTGTACAAATGCCTTACCTGGGGCTAAGGGCAGAAACTTTAAATATTTCAAATATGTATTTTCGTGTCGAGTGA
- a CDS encoding 30S ribosomal protein S3ae, with translation MPARRRKYAVRDKWKLKKWYEVIAPPIFGNIVIGTTPADDPLKLIGRVMETTLYDITGDITQVHVRLYFQIIDVKDNKAITRFKGHELSRDYIKSLIRRKSSKIQGIFNVVTKDGYHLRLTIIALTSYRCKTSQKRAIRKIMEEYVKERVPQLTLDELIHEMVFGKMSAVIAERARKIYPIRKVEVYKSKLLMIPTPEGPKPAIVISPLQLRK, from the coding sequence ATGCCGGCAAGAAGAAGAAAATACGCTGTCCGAGATAAATGGAAACTTAAGAAATGGTATGAGGTCATAGCACCTCCAATATTTGGAAACATAGTTATTGGTACAACTCCAGCTGATGATCCATTAAAACTTATAGGAAGAGTTATGGAGACAACTCTTTACGATATTACCGGTGACATTACCCAAGTACATGTAAGATTGTATTTCCAAATAATAGACGTTAAGGACAATAAAGCCATAACTAGGTTCAAAGGCCATGAACTATCCAGAGATTACATAAAGAGTTTAATAAGGAGGAAAAGCAGCAAAATCCAAGGAATATTTAATGTAGTAACAAAAGATGGTTATCATTTAAGACTAACTATCATAGCATTAACAAGTTATAGATGTAAAACAAGCCAGAAGAGAGCAATTAGAAAAATAATGGAGGAATATGTTAAGGAGAGAGTACCACAGCTAACACTTGATGAATTAATACATGAAATGGTATTTGGTAAAATGAGCGCAGTTATAGCTGAGCGTGCTAGAAAGATTTATCCTATTAGAAAAGTTGAAGTGTACAAATCAAAATTGTTAATGATACCTACACCAGAAGGCCCTAAACCAGCAATAGTTATATCACCGCTTCAGCTGAGAAAGTAA
- a CDS encoding KEOPS complex subunit Pcc1: MAILSKLKIIVEDEKLAEAIYEMLYPDNLTAPKYMSLKERILKSDEGYIYEVEISVPNDPMRFDSLRGTLDEILSITEMINNVSITLK; the protein is encoded by the coding sequence ATGGCAATATTATCAAAACTTAAAATAATTGTGGAGGATGAAAAATTAGCGGAAGCTATTTATGAAATGCTTTATCCAGACAATTTAACAGCTCCTAAATACATGTCTTTAAAAGAGAGAATATTGAAAAGCGATGAAGGATACATATATGAAGTAGAGATCTCGGTACCAAACGATCCTATGAGGTTTGATTCGCTAAGAGGAACACTAGATGAAATTCTTTCAATCACAGAAATGATAAATAATGTTTCGATAACGCTTAAATAA
- a CDS encoding 30S ribosomal protein S15, with amino-acid sequence MNKKRDKGQSHSTRPARAGPPRWLKLDMSPSDIELLVVELAKKGYTPSMIGIILRDQYGVPLVKQVTGKKLVQILEKHGIKLPVPEDLLFLMRKAVNLRRHLEEHPKDLHAKKGLLDLESKIHRLVKYYKRIGRLPPDWKYTPERAKLIVSAYL; translated from the coding sequence ATGAACAAGAAAAGAGACAAAGGACAATCACACTCTACAAGACCTGCTCGAGCAGGGCCTCCACGCTGGCTAAAACTTGATATGAGCCCCAGCGATATAGAGTTATTAGTAGTTGAGCTGGCAAAGAAAGGATATACTCCTTCAATGATAGGAATAATTCTAAGGGATCAATACGGTGTCCCACTAGTTAAACAAGTTACTGGTAAAAAACTTGTTCAAATACTTGAGAAACATGGAATAAAACTGCCTGTTCCAGAAGACTTACTGTTCCTAATGAGGAAAGCGGTTAATTTGAGAAGACACCTCGAAGAACATCCTAAGGATCTTCATGCAAAGAAGGGATTACTTGATCTAGAATCCAAGATCCATAGATTAGTCAAGTACTATAAGAGAATAGGTAGACTACCACCTGATTGGAAATATACACCGGAACGAGCAAAATTAATTGTATCAGCTTACCTCTAA
- a CDS encoding XTP/dITP diphosphatase, translated as MLNKQLEPIYFITGNKHKLLEAKPIAEKYGFIIVQSNYPKHEIQDSNILNIARHAALNAYMNLKKPVLVEDAGLFIDALKGFPGPYSSYVFKTIGITGILKLMENIVDRKACFKSAVALIYEPFIISVLEKTCGIISREPRGEQGFGFDPIFIPEGSNKTFGEMSIDEKNKYSHRARSVEKAFSTLKQYFKNGIRFKNRL; from the coding sequence ATGTTGAATAAACAATTAGAACCAATATATTTCATCACTGGAAATAAACATAAGTTACTCGAAGCTAAACCCATCGCTGAAAAATACGGCTTTATAATAGTTCAATCAAACTATCCTAAACACGAAATACAGGACTCTAATATCTTAAATATAGCAAGGCATGCTGCTCTAAATGCTTATATGAATCTTAAAAAACCCGTTCTAGTAGAAGATGCAGGATTATTCATTGATGCTCTAAAAGGATTTCCAGGTCCTTATAGTAGCTATGTATTTAAGACTATTGGTATAACAGGTATACTTAAGCTTATGGAAAACATTGTTGATAGAAAAGCATGTTTTAAATCCGCTGTTGCCCTAATATATGAACCATTCATAATTTCAGTATTGGAGAAAACTTGTGGTATAATTTCTCGGGAACCACGTGGCGAACAAGGCTTCGGATTCGACCCAATATTTATACCTGAAGGATCAAACAAAACATTCGGGGAAATGAGCATAGATGAGAAAAACAAGTATTCACACAGGGCTAGATCAGTAGAAAAAGCATTTTCAACCCTTAAACAATATTTTAAAAATGGAATTAGGTTTAAAAACAGGTTATAA
- a CDS encoding Kae1-associated kinase Bud32, producing the protein MDTELKTLDKGAEALLFLGKYFGRKVIVKYRVSKPYRHPRFDEVFKYSRTKTEAKILSQLYLRGLNVPAPLLVDLNNYVIVMQYIEGVKLIDIIDSLENKKLAKYAYDLGFQVGLMHSLNIYHGDLTLANIVITSDEKTYIIDFGLAGTSRDIEEYAIDIHLLRRSLQAIVPDKTSYFMEYFRKGYITSYGEKAEEVFERVEEIRLRGRYVEERLKKKYMRETYVE; encoded by the coding sequence TTGGATACAGAATTAAAAACACTGGATAAGGGAGCAGAAGCATTATTGTTTCTTGGAAAATATTTTGGCAGAAAAGTTATTGTAAAATATAGGGTTAGTAAACCATATAGACATCCGCGATTCGACGAGGTATTCAAGTATTCTAGGACAAAAACTGAAGCTAAAATACTTTCACAACTTTATCTTCGAGGATTAAATGTTCCAGCTCCTCTACTTGTTGATTTAAACAATTATGTGATAGTGATGCAATATATTGAGGGAGTTAAACTTATCGACATAATTGATTCGCTAGAAAACAAAAAATTAGCTAAATATGCTTATGATCTAGGCTTTCAAGTAGGGCTAATGCATTCGCTCAACATTTATCATGGAGATCTAACACTTGCCAATATAGTCATTACTAGTGATGAAAAAACATACATTATAGATTTCGGATTAGCTGGAACTAGCAGAGATATAGAAGAGTATGCCATAGACATCCACTTACTAAGGAGAAGTTTGCAAGCAATAGTTCCTGATAAAACAAGCTATTTCATGGAATATTTTAGAAAAGGATACATTACAAGTTATGGAGAGAAAGCAGAAGAAGTATTTGAGAGAGTTGAAGAAATAAGGCTAAGAGGCAGATATGTTGAAGAAAGATTGAAGAAGAAGTATATGAGGGAAACATATGTTGAATAA
- the kae1 gene encoding KEOPS complex N(6)-L-threonylcarbamoyladenine synthase Kae1 codes for MRNTIVLGIESTSHTFGVGIVKYVSSINETRILANTYDRYIPEKGGIHPREAALHHTRVAAKVLTSALRTAGISIKDVSAIAVALGPGLGPCLRVGASLARFLSSYYNKPLIPVNHAVAHIEIGKFLSGFKDPLIIYVSGGNTLIAIQRKKRYRILGETLDIPIGNLLDTFAREIGVAPPYIVDGKHQVDICAERGNEFIPLPYTVKGSDLSFSGLLTAALILAKKYRDNKKKLGDICLSLRETAFNMLVEVAERSLVLAGKKEVLLVGGVASNKVLREKLELMTSLHGAKYSGTPPEYSGDNGAMIAYTGLLGYLHNIMVEPRKAFVRQRWRLDEVDLPWIQN; via the coding sequence ATGAGAAACACAATAGTTTTGGGAATAGAGTCTACAAGCCACACTTTTGGGGTAGGAATAGTAAAGTATGTTTCCTCCATTAATGAGACGCGTATCTTAGCGAATACATATGATAGATACATCCCGGAAAAAGGCGGTATACATCCTAGAGAAGCAGCACTACATCATACAAGGGTGGCGGCTAAGGTATTAACTAGTGCTCTTCGAACAGCTGGTATAAGTATAAAAGATGTTTCAGCAATAGCTGTAGCACTAGGACCTGGTCTAGGTCCATGTTTAAGGGTTGGAGCATCGCTTGCTAGGTTTTTATCTTCCTATTATAATAAGCCATTGATACCTGTAAATCATGCCGTAGCACATATTGAAATAGGTAAGTTCTTGTCAGGTTTTAAAGATCCATTAATAATATATGTTTCCGGCGGCAATACATTGATCGCTATCCAGAGGAAAAAGAGATACCGTATCCTGGGCGAAACACTTGATATACCTATAGGAAACCTACTAGATACTTTCGCGAGAGAAATAGGTGTAGCACCTCCATATATTGTCGATGGAAAACACCAAGTAGATATATGTGCTGAGCGGGGAAATGAATTCATACCATTACCCTACACAGTTAAAGGAAGTGATCTAAGTTTTTCAGGTTTATTAACGGCAGCTTTAATCCTAGCTAAGAAATATAGGGATAACAAGAAGAAGCTTGGAGATATATGTTTAAGTCTTAGAGAAACAGCTTTCAACATGTTAGTAGAAGTAGCTGAGAGATCACTTGTATTAGCTGGTAAGAAAGAAGTACTCCTAGTAGGAGGTGTTGCTTCTAATAAAGTTTTAAGAGAAAAACTAGAATTGATGACTTCTCTGCATGGAGCAAAATATTCTGGAACCCCGCCGGAATATTCTGGGGATAATGGAGCTATGATAGCATATACGGGCCTGCTAGGATACTTACACAATATAATGGTTGAGCCTCGGAAAGCCTTTGTTAGACAGAGATGGCGCTTAGACGAGGTTGATCTACCTTGGATACAGAATTAA
- a CDS encoding 30S ribosomal protein S27ae, with amino-acid sequence MAYVHKLYIFDYKTGTIKPKNKKCPKCGSFMAFHKKPVPRWHCGKCGYVEYVQE; translated from the coding sequence GTGGCGTACGTCCATAAACTCTATATATTCGACTATAAGACTGGAACAATAAAGCCTAAAAACAAGAAATGCCCCAAATGCGGTAGCTTTATGGCGTTCCACAAGAAACCTGTGCCTAGATGGCACTGCGGTAAATGTGGATATGTAGAATATGTACAGGAATAA